A genomic region of Haliotis asinina isolate JCU_RB_2024 chromosome 1, JCU_Hal_asi_v2, whole genome shotgun sequence contains the following coding sequences:
- the LOC137281664 gene encoding uncharacterized protein, with protein sequence MSELKCLSWLLTCTSLISLCTSQDSIGPIIQTLDKLQEEMHINKVDMIRMEKRILDFIEVAKTSLRAELKENIQGEVRKAMVEILQGEFLHDMLKRQVVSDLLHLKHSHHQMKRQLHRVSSSFNETAVFQESLLKKTDLWNRENSSDICIREKHTLEIELQKAGDTTTNLTAIIKVCTALRKTCQSQMSQLITNLTVSACTPANVNATQTSAPSVPSTPTSTPPRTPVILVAAVWSNIPHQFHQIDIHGNFTGVYPYLNMRKLTYVAYARKTRKLLMGVEYPDAVLTSTLSTSDVAVLREGVRTYGIAVDEGRDIIFITTLKPLDSISRMSPQGKDFTAIIDLTKYSWHPRHLTLDTKRKRIYWCNYLKLFTMTYDGKGLATLATGDQVYAVTLDQTAGVLYYNDANKPMKKTVSSNVTTRVAILNADPWNMRLYRNTIYYSSYDSRIVGILNVTYSPIAHSIHLINIKDAHSLLMCLIP encoded by the coding sequence ATGTCCGAGTTGAAGTGCCTCTCCTGGTTGCTGACATGTACTTCCCTGATCAGTCTTTGTACAAGTCAGGACAGCATTGGGCCGATCATACAAACACTGGACAAGCTTCAGGAGGAAATGCATATTAACAAGGTTGATATGATCCGTATGGAGAAGAGGATACTAGATTTCATCGAGGTCGCAAAGACATCTTTGAGAGCTGAGTTAAAAGAAAACATACAAGGTGAAGTGAGGAAAGCAATGGTAGAGATTCTACAAGGGGAGTTCCTTCATGACATGCTGAAACGTCAAGTAGTCTCTGACTTGCTGCATCTGAAACATAGTCACCATCAAATGAAGCGGCAACTGCACCGGGTCTCTAGTTCATTCAATGAGACCGCCGTATTTCAAGAATCTCTGTTGAAGAAGACAGATTTGTGGAATCGGGAGAATTCAAGTGACATCTGTATCAGAGAAAAGCATACACTGGAAATTGAACTTCAGAAGGCAGGTGATACCACTACAAATCTGACAGCGATCATTAAGGTTTGCACGGCATTAAGGAAGACGTGTCAATCACAAATGTCGCAGTTGATAACAAATCTGACTGTATCTGCTTGTACCCCCGCCAATGTTAATGCTACACAAACCTCGGCGCCGTCTGTGCCGTCAACACCAACCTCCACGCCACCGAGAACACCAGTGATCCTGGTAGCAGCAGTCTGGTCAAATATACCACACCAGTTCCATCAAATCGACATTCACGGTAACTTTACTGGTGTCTACCCGTATCTCAACATGAGGAAGCTTACGTATGTTGCTTATGCAAGAAAGACAAGGAAACTGCTAATGGGAGTAGAATACCCTGATGCAGTACTGACATCTACACTGAGTACAAGTGACGTGGCGGTGCTAAGAGAAGGCGTACGGACATATGGCATAGCAGTGGATGAAGGTCGGGACATCATATTTATAACAACCTTGAAACCACTTGACTCAATCAGCCGCATGTCTCCACAGGGGAAAGACTTCACTGCCATCATTGACTTAACCAAGTATAGCTGGCATCCCAGACACCTCACTCTTGACACAAAGAGAAAGAGGATATACTGGTGCAATTACTTGAAACTGTTCACCATGACATATGATGGTAAAGGTCTGGCAACATTAGCGACAGGAGATCAAGTGTATGCCGTGACACTGGATCAGACAGCAGGTGTGTTGTATTACAATGACGCCAATAAACCGATGAAGAAGACTGTGTCCAGTAATGTCACCACACGGGTGGCCATACTGAACGCCGACCCCTGGAACATGAGACTATATCGAAATACCATCTACTACAGTAGCTATGATTCTCGAATCGTAGGCATACTTAATGTGACATATAGTCCTATTGCACATAGTATTCATTTAATAAACATTAAGGATGCTCATTCTTTACTCATGTGTTTGATTCCCTGA